In Puntigrus tetrazona isolate hp1 chromosome 7, ASM1883169v1, whole genome shotgun sequence, the following are encoded in one genomic region:
- the slc7a9 gene encoding b(0,+)-type amino acid transporter 1: MDEDLKKTNPHNGSVSGVLDAKKADRPKAAVLQKNVGLFSGICLIVGTMIGSGIFISPKAVLEGTGAVGPCLCVWAACGVLATMGALCYAELGTMIMKSGGEYPYLMEGFGPVFAYLYSWTTIIVLKPSSFAIIALSCAEYASTPFYPGCTPPQVVTKCLAAACIVIITVVNCLSVKLAYRVQNFFTAAKLLIIVIIVVSGIVLLAQGNTQNLRDPFAGATTSFGAIGLAFYNGLWAYDGWNQLNFITEELKNPYRNLPLAIMIGIPLVTVCYIFVNIAYFSVMTPTELLQSPAVAVTFGDRVLYPLSWIVPLFVVFSTFGAANGSCFTAGRLTFVAGREGHMVRIMSYISVRRYTPSPALMFNGILSIIYIMPADINTLINYFSFAQWVFYGLTCLALIVMRFTRKELQRPVKVPIIIPVLVVIVSCYLVLAPIIDKPEWEYLYCTVFIVGGLLLYVPFIYYKFNWIRRIMRPITMHLQLLLEVVPPEKTE, encoded by the exons ATGGATGAAGATCTGAAAAAGACGAACCCTCACAATGGGAGCGTCTCAGGGGTTTTGGATGCCAAAAAGGCCGATCGGCCAAAAGCAGCAGTTCTGCAAAAAAAT GTGGGTCTTTTTAGTGGCATCTGCCTGATAGTGGGAACAATGATCGGCTCGGGGATCTTCATTTCTCCCAAAGCGGTTCTGGAGGGGACTGGAGCAGTGGgtccgtgtctgtgtgtgtgggcggCCTGTGGAGTGCTGGCTACCATGG GGGCCCTCTGCTATGCCGAACTAGGTACAATGATCATGAAGTCTGGTGGAGAGTATCCGTACCTGATGGAGGGGTTTGGGCCGGTGTTTGCATACCTATATTCCTGGACCACGATCATCGTGTTAAAGCCTTCGTCATTTGCCATCATTGCCCTGAGTTGTGCCGAATACGCCTCAACACCTTTTTACCCAGGGTGCACTCCTCCTCAAGTGGTCACCAAGTGCCTGGCTGCAGCTTGTATCG TAATAATTACAGTCGTCAACTGCCTGAGTGTGAAGCTGGCCTACAGAGTCCAGAACTTCTTCACAGCGGCCAAACTCTTGATTATTGTCATCATCGTGGTTTCAGGCATCGTTCTGCTGGCTCAAG gCAATACACAGAATCTCAGAGACCCATTTGCAGGCGCAACAACATCATTTGGAGCAATTGGCCTTGCATTTTACAACGGACTATGGGCTTATGATGGATG GAATCAGCTTAACTTCATAACAGAAGAGCTGAAAAATCCGTACAG AAATCTTCCCCTGGCAATAATGATTGGGATTCCTCTGGTAACTGTGTGCTATATATTTGTCaacattgcatatttcagtgtCATGACCCCTACTGAACTGCTGCAGTCTCCTGCTGTTGCTGTG ACCTTTGGAGACAGAGTGCTGTACCCGTTATCATGGATTGTGCCTTTGTTTGTGGTGTTTTCCACTTTTGGTGCAGCCAACGGGAGCTGTTTCACTGCAGGCAG GTTGACATTCGTGGCAGGACGAGAAGGCCATATGGTTAGGATCATGTCATACATTAGTGTGAGACGCTACACGCCTTCTCCAGCTCTAATGTTTAAT GGTATCCTGTCGATCATCTACATCATGCCTGCAGATATAAACACTCTGATCAATTACTTCAGTTTTGCTCAGTGGGTTTTCTATGGGCTCACATGTCTTGCGCTCATTGTTATGCGATTCACTAGAAAGGAGCTTCAGAGACCTGTCAAG GTGCCGATAATCATCCCTGTTCTGGTGGTGATTGTGTCCTGTTACCTGGTCCTTGCTCCCATCATAGACAAGCCTGAGTGGGAATACCTGTACTGCACAGTGTTCATAGTCGGTGGTCTTCTCTTATACGTACCCTTCATTTACTACAAATTCAACTGGATTCGCCGCATCATGA GGCCAATCACCATGCaccttcagctgctgctggaaGTCGTTCCACCCGAAAAGACTGAGTGA